From the Anguilla anguilla isolate fAngAng1 chromosome 6, fAngAng1.pri, whole genome shotgun sequence genome, one window contains:
- the si:ch211-106k21.5 gene encoding leucine-rich repeat-containing protein 26 isoform X3 — protein MDGGVGGCECPLATILAQFPPELPHESCCLNYSGSSFASVTWALFSDVRNLEVLDLSDCNITHLQDAAASPAWLREAYLGRNMLRKLPEGFLANATQLRVLDLGGNFLERLPDDFLQGSVRLRELRLVSNRLAVLPRGALQPSLERLELSGNVWDCSCALVEDLQGRQGNDSSWQGAVGNLTCASPAWLAGRSAWSVRTGDVCQGPTLTVLFILVPLLLLLALGLCWCCGRRRKKKRKEAGLRSTKWVPDPGATNAQHRNGSQHERRRGRPRPGGAPEAGGGMGRDVLLKNQLMFRPSSDLLGSSRDLYEEVEVKLGSADSLAPPPSEDLPAAPGLEAREPSEGQGEDDRADPETVSVTEVMKDSADREKAYLAQSTEYYSLVPGIDLEDSDHAEYESVDLS, from the coding sequence ATGGATGGAGGAGTAGGGGGGTGTGAGTGCCCACTGGCGACCATTTTGGCTCAGTTTCCCCCCGAGCTACCTCACGAGTCCTGCTGCCTGAATTACTCAGGCTCCTCCTTCGCCAGTGTGACGTGGGCCTTGTTCTCCGACGTGAGGAACCTGGAGGTCCTCGACCTGTCGGACTGTAACATCACGCACCTCCAGGACGCCGCCGCTTCGCCCGCCTGGCTGAGGGAGGCGTATCTGGGCCGCAACATGCTCAGGAAGCTTCCGGAGGGCTTCCTGGCTAACGCCACCCAGCTCAGAGTGCTGGACCTCGGGGGGAACTTCCTGGAGAGGCTGCCGGACGACTTCCTGCAGGGCTCTGTCCGTCTCCGGGAGCTGCGGCTGGTCTCCAACCGCCTGGCCGTCCTCCCGCGCGGCGCGCTCCAGCCCAGCCTGGAGCGCCTGGAACTTTCTGGAAACGTGTGGGACTGCTCCTGCGCCCTGGTGGAGGACCTGCAGGGTCGCCAGGGCAACGACAGCAGCTGGCAGGGCGCGGTCGGGAACCTGACCTGCGCCTCGCCCGCCTGGCTGGCTGGCCGGAGCGCGTGGTCGGTGCGGACGGGCGACGTGTGCCAGGGCCCGACCCTCACCGTCCTGTTCATCCTGGtgccgctgctcctcctcctcgccctggGGCTCTGCTGGTGctgcgggaggaggaggaagaagaagaggaaggaagCCGGCCTCCGTTCGACCAAGTGGGTCCCCGACCCGGGGGCCACCAACGCGCAGCACCGAAACGGCTCGCAGCACGAGCGGCGGCGCGGGCGACCCAGGCCGGGCGGGGCGCCCGAggcgggaggggggatggggcgAGACGTGCTCCTGAAGAACCAGCTGATGTTCCGGCCGTCCTCCGACCTCCTCGGCAGCAGCAGGGACCTGTACGAGGAGGTGGAGGTCAAGCTCGGCTCCGCCGactccctggccccgcccccttccgaGGACCTCCCCGCGGCTCCCGGCCTGGAGGCCCGGGAGCCGTCGGAGGGCCAGGGGGAGGACGACAGGGCCGACCCGGAGACGGTGAGCGTCACCGAGGTGATGAAGGACTCGGCGGACCGGGAGAAGGCCTACCTGGCCCAGTCCACGGAGTACTACAGCCTGGTCCCCGGCATCGACCTGGAGGACTCGGACCACGCCGAGTACGAGAGCGTGGACCTGTCGTGA
- the best4 gene encoding bestrophin-4 codes for MTVSYTLEVANARFGGFSKLLFRWKGSIYKLLYKEFLFFSGLYCFFSIMYRFFLTPKQQELFEQTAIYCDQFTNLIPVSFVLGFYVTLAFNRWWGQYTSFPLPDNLMMVVSGNVHGTDERGRLLRRTLMRYANLSSVLILRSISTRVRRRFQTLDDVVEAGFMTREEHKKLDHLYSDFNKYWMPLTWFSNLAAQARKEGRVRDDIALRLLMDELNNYRGKCSMLFHYDWISIPLVYTQVVTLAVYSFFTSCLIGRQFLNPTKGYKGHNLDMYVPVFTLLQFFFYFGWLKVGELIINPFGEDDDDFETNQLIDRNFQVSMLAVDDMYQNLPPSEKDKYWTEEGFTIPYSLATAAETLKPFMGSTYDMRGSEDSLHLRPVETPVTPTPKDQTELYFPVPGSPAPGHQNNGLESQGLQLLRLRGDSITPDQEVRKM; via the exons ATGACCGTCTCCTACACACTCGAGGTGGCAAATGCCCGGTTCGGTGGCTTCTCGAAGCTGCTGTTCAGGTGGAAGGGAAGCATCTACAAGCTGCTCTACAAGGAGTTCCTGTTCTTCAGCGGGCTGTACTGTTTCTTCAGTATTATGTACAG ATTCTTTCTGACCCCGAAACAGCAGGAATTGTTTGAGCAGACAGCCATTTACTGTGACCAGTTCACCAATCTTATTCCCGTGTCGTTCGTGCTAG GATTCTATGTGACCCTGGCCTTTAACCGCTGGTGGGGTCAGTACACCAGCTTCCCGCTGCCGGACAACCTGATGATGGTGGTGTCCGGGAACGTCCACGGGACGGACGAGCGGGGTCGCCTGCTGCGCCGCACGCTGATGAGATACGCCAACCTGTCCTCCGTCCTCATCCTCCGCTCCATCAGCACGCGCGTCCGCAGGCGTTTCCAGACCCTGGACGACGTCGTGGAAGCAG GCTTTATGACCCGAGAAGAACATAAGAAACTGGATCATTTGTATTCGGACTTCAACAAATACTGGATGCCGCTGACGTGGTTTTCGAACCTGGCAGCCCAGGCGCGCAAGGAGGGGCGTGTGCGGGATGACATAGCCCTGAGACTGCTCATGGAC GAACTCAATAACTACAGAGGCAAGTGCAGTATGCTCTTCCATTACGACTGGATTAGTATCCCGCTCGTGTACACGCAG GTGGTGACGCTCGCCGTCTACTCCTTCTTCACCTCCTGCCTCATTGGACGGCAGTTCCTGAACCCCACTAAAGGGTACAAGGGTCACAATTTGGATATGTACGTTCCTGTCTTCACCCTGCTGCAGTTCTTCTTCTATTTCGGCTGGCTCAAG GTAGGAGAGCTGATCATTAATCCTTTTGGAGAGGATGACGACGATTTTGAAACAAACCAGCTGATTGACCGAAACTTCCAG gtgtcCATGTTGGCGGTTGACGACATGTACCAGAATTTACCCCCCAGCGAGAAGGACAAGTACTGGACGGAGGAAGGCTTCACCATCCCCTACAGCCTGGCCACTGCCGCAGAGACCCTAAAGCCTTTTATGGGCTCCACCTACGACATGAG GGGGAGCGAGGATTCCTTGCACCTGCGGCCCGTCGAGACACCCGTGACCCCAACACCAAAGGACCAAACGGAACTCTACTTCCCCGTCCCCGGCTCCCCAGCACCCGGTCACCAGAACAACGGCCTGGAAAGCCAGGGGCTACAGCTCCTGCGTCTCCGTGGAGACAGCATCACTCCTGACCAGGAAGTGAGGAAGATGTGA
- the LOC118230712 gene encoding 40S ribosomal protein S8, with product MGISRDNWHKRRKTGGKRKPYHKKRKYELGRPPANTKIGPRRIHTVRVRGGNKKYRALRLDVGNFSWGSECCTRKTRVIDVVYNASNNELVRTKTLVKNCIVLVDSTPYRQWYEAHYATPLGRKKGAKLTPEEEEVLNKKRSKKIQKKFDERKKTCKISTLLEEQFQQGKLLACIASRPGQCGRADGYILEGKELEFYLRKIKAKKGK from the exons GTATCTCCAGGGACAACTGGCACAAACGCCGCAAGACCGGTGGGAAAAGGAAGCCCTACCATAAGAAGAGAAAGTATGAACTGGGTCGCCCTCCCGCGAACACCAAG ATCGGACCTCGCCGTATCCACACCGTGAGAGTCCGCGGTGGGAACAAGAAGTACCGTGCTCTGAGGCTCGACGTCGGAAACTTCTCCTGGGGTTCAGAAT GCTGCACTCGTAAGACCAGGGTCATTGATGTGGTGTACAATGCCTCCAACAATGAGCTGGTGCGAACGAAGACGCTGGTGAAGAACTGCATCgtcctggtggacagcaccccgtACAGGCAGTGGTACGAGGCCCACTACGCAACTCCTCTCGGCCGCAAGAAGGGAGCCAAGCTG ActcctgaagaggaggaggtcCTGAATAAGAAAAGGTCGAAGAAGATCCAGAAGAAATTCGACGAACGCAAGAAGACCTGCAAGATCAGCACTCTTCTGGAAGAACAGTTCCAACAAGGAAAGCTGCTTG cctgcatCGCCTCCAGGCCCGGGCAGTGTGGCCGAGCCGACGGGTACATCCTGGAAGGCAAGGAGCTGGAATTCTACCTGAGGAAGATCAAGGCCAAGAAAGGCAAATAA
- the si:ch211-106k21.5 gene encoding leucine-rich repeat-containing protein 26 isoform X1 yields MGQLASQTTVSANRIPHGYCQRNRQQVTAMLSEGLVLLWGLLLCAMDGGVGGCECPLATILAQFPPELPHESCCLNYSGSSFASVTWALFSDVRNLEVLDLSDCNITHLQDAAASPAWLREAYLGRNMLRKLPEGFLANATQLRVLDLGGNFLERLPDDFLQGSVRLRELRLVSNRLAVLPRGALQPSLERLELSGNVWDCSCALVEDLQGRQGNDSSWQGAVGNLTCASPAWLAGRSAWSVRTGDVCQGPTLTVLFILVPLLLLLALGLCWCCGRRRKKKRKEAGLRSTKWVPDPGATNAQHRNGSQHERRRGRPRPGGAPEAGGGMGRDVLLKNQLMFRPSSDLLGSSRDLYEEVEVKLGSADSLAPPPSEDLPAAPGLEAREPSEGQGEDDRADPETVSVTEVMKDSADREKAYLAQSTEYYSLVPGIDLEDSDHAEYESVDLS; encoded by the exons ATGGGGCAACTCGCCTCGCAGACAACGGTTTCAGCGAATCGGATCCCACACGGCTACTGCCAGAGAAACCGGCAACAGGTTACAGCCATGTTATCTGAAG GGCTTGTGCTTCTCTGGGGATTGCTGCTGTGTGCGATGGATGGAGGAGTAGGGGGGTGTGAGTGCCCACTGGCGACCATTTTGGCTCAGTTTCCCCCCGAGCTACCTCACGAGTCCTGCTGCCTGAATTACTCAGGCTCCTCCTTCGCCAGTGTGACGTGGGCCTTGTTCTCCGACGTGAGGAACCTGGAGGTCCTCGACCTGTCGGACTGTAACATCACGCACCTCCAGGACGCCGCCGCTTCGCCCGCCTGGCTGAGGGAGGCGTATCTGGGCCGCAACATGCTCAGGAAGCTTCCGGAGGGCTTCCTGGCTAACGCCACCCAGCTCAGAGTGCTGGACCTCGGGGGGAACTTCCTGGAGAGGCTGCCGGACGACTTCCTGCAGGGCTCTGTCCGTCTCCGGGAGCTGCGGCTGGTCTCCAACCGCCTGGCCGTCCTCCCGCGCGGCGCGCTCCAGCCCAGCCTGGAGCGCCTGGAACTTTCTGGAAACGTGTGGGACTGCTCCTGCGCCCTGGTGGAGGACCTGCAGGGTCGCCAGGGCAACGACAGCAGCTGGCAGGGCGCGGTCGGGAACCTGACCTGCGCCTCGCCCGCCTGGCTGGCTGGCCGGAGCGCGTGGTCGGTGCGGACGGGCGACGTGTGCCAGGGCCCGACCCTCACCGTCCTGTTCATCCTGGtgccgctgctcctcctcctcgccctggGGCTCTGCTGGTGctgcgggaggaggaggaagaagaagaggaaggaagCCGGCCTCCGTTCGACCAAGTGGGTCCCCGACCCGGGGGCCACCAACGCGCAGCACCGAAACGGCTCGCAGCACGAGCGGCGGCGCGGGCGACCCAGGCCGGGCGGGGCGCCCGAggcgggaggggggatggggcgAGACGTGCTCCTGAAGAACCAGCTGATGTTCCGGCCGTCCTCCGACCTCCTCGGCAGCAGCAGGGACCTGTACGAGGAGGTGGAGGTCAAGCTCGGCTCCGCCGactccctggccccgcccccttccgaGGACCTCCCCGCGGCTCCCGGCCTGGAGGCCCGGGAGCCGTCGGAGGGCCAGGGGGAGGACGACAGGGCCGACCCGGAGACGGTGAGCGTCACCGAGGTGATGAAGGACTCGGCGGACCGGGAGAAGGCCTACCTGGCCCAGTCCACGGAGTACTACAGCCTGGTCCCCGGCATCGACCTGGAGGACTCGGACCACGCCGAGTACGAGAGCGTGGACCTGTCGTGA
- the si:ch211-106k21.5 gene encoding leucine-rich repeat-containing protein 26 isoform X2, with translation MRSLYNGLVLLWGLLLCAMDGGVGGCECPLATILAQFPPELPHESCCLNYSGSSFASVTWALFSDVRNLEVLDLSDCNITHLQDAAASPAWLREAYLGRNMLRKLPEGFLANATQLRVLDLGGNFLERLPDDFLQGSVRLRELRLVSNRLAVLPRGALQPSLERLELSGNVWDCSCALVEDLQGRQGNDSSWQGAVGNLTCASPAWLAGRSAWSVRTGDVCQGPTLTVLFILVPLLLLLALGLCWCCGRRRKKKRKEAGLRSTKWVPDPGATNAQHRNGSQHERRRGRPRPGGAPEAGGGMGRDVLLKNQLMFRPSSDLLGSSRDLYEEVEVKLGSADSLAPPPSEDLPAAPGLEAREPSEGQGEDDRADPETVSVTEVMKDSADREKAYLAQSTEYYSLVPGIDLEDSDHAEYESVDLS, from the exons ATGCGGTCGCTTTACAACG GGCTTGTGCTTCTCTGGGGATTGCTGCTGTGTGCGATGGATGGAGGAGTAGGGGGGTGTGAGTGCCCACTGGCGACCATTTTGGCTCAGTTTCCCCCCGAGCTACCTCACGAGTCCTGCTGCCTGAATTACTCAGGCTCCTCCTTCGCCAGTGTGACGTGGGCCTTGTTCTCCGACGTGAGGAACCTGGAGGTCCTCGACCTGTCGGACTGTAACATCACGCACCTCCAGGACGCCGCCGCTTCGCCCGCCTGGCTGAGGGAGGCGTATCTGGGCCGCAACATGCTCAGGAAGCTTCCGGAGGGCTTCCTGGCTAACGCCACCCAGCTCAGAGTGCTGGACCTCGGGGGGAACTTCCTGGAGAGGCTGCCGGACGACTTCCTGCAGGGCTCTGTCCGTCTCCGGGAGCTGCGGCTGGTCTCCAACCGCCTGGCCGTCCTCCCGCGCGGCGCGCTCCAGCCCAGCCTGGAGCGCCTGGAACTTTCTGGAAACGTGTGGGACTGCTCCTGCGCCCTGGTGGAGGACCTGCAGGGTCGCCAGGGCAACGACAGCAGCTGGCAGGGCGCGGTCGGGAACCTGACCTGCGCCTCGCCCGCCTGGCTGGCTGGCCGGAGCGCGTGGTCGGTGCGGACGGGCGACGTGTGCCAGGGCCCGACCCTCACCGTCCTGTTCATCCTGGtgccgctgctcctcctcctcgccctggGGCTCTGCTGGTGctgcgggaggaggaggaagaagaagaggaaggaagCCGGCCTCCGTTCGACCAAGTGGGTCCCCGACCCGGGGGCCACCAACGCGCAGCACCGAAACGGCTCGCAGCACGAGCGGCGGCGCGGGCGACCCAGGCCGGGCGGGGCGCCCGAggcgggaggggggatggggcgAGACGTGCTCCTGAAGAACCAGCTGATGTTCCGGCCGTCCTCCGACCTCCTCGGCAGCAGCAGGGACCTGTACGAGGAGGTGGAGGTCAAGCTCGGCTCCGCCGactccctggccccgcccccttccgaGGACCTCCCCGCGGCTCCCGGCCTGGAGGCCCGGGAGCCGTCGGAGGGCCAGGGGGAGGACGACAGGGCCGACCCGGAGACGGTGAGCGTCACCGAGGTGATGAAGGACTCGGCGGACCGGGAGAAGGCCTACCTGGCCCAGTCCACGGAGTACTACAGCCTGGTCCCCGGCATCGACCTGGAGGACTCGGACCACGCCGAGTACGAGAGCGTGGACCTGTCGTGA